In one Nicotiana tomentosiformis chromosome 6, ASM39032v3, whole genome shotgun sequence genomic region, the following are encoded:
- the LOC138894703 gene encoding uncharacterized protein — protein MESNEGETILEVGESPGVTEEQKTVENQEEAEVNVMECMAADEAVISGLEGPDKGPTTIKILGILKNEHVIILVDSGATHSFLDPELAKKLQLIMQPMIRPMKVRVANGGIMWSNIFCPKVIWQMQGEVFGFDIRLMKVGGCDLVLGIDWIDVIAPMVINTRPYSISFIQGNRIVTLVGFPDSQAMAQIDTRLISRLLNRGGCNWVAQTYQMEVSGPHEEIILSSVEDILLENAEVFLESTKLPPIHSCDHAIKLIPGSTPVNQRPYRYSHEQKDVIEKMVQEMLKAKTVKYSTSPFASPVILVKKKDST, from the coding sequence ATGGAAAGTAATGAGGGAGAGACCATCTTAGAGGTGGGTGAAAGTCCAGGGGTGACAGAGGAACAAAAAACTGTTGAAAATCAGGAAGAAGCTGAAGTGAATGTGATGGAATGTATGGCGGCGGATGAGGCAGTAATCAGTGGGCTAGAAGGTCCAGACAAAGGCCCAACCACTATTAAAATTCTTGGGATCTTAAAAAATGAGCATGTGATAATTTTGGTGGATTCTGGAGCAACCCATAGTTTTCTGGACCCAGAATTGGCTAAGAAATTGCAATTAATTATGCAACCCATGATTAGACCAATGAAGGTGAGAGTAGCCAATGGTGGTATTATGTGGAGTAATATTTTTTGTCCTAAAGTTATTTGGCAAATGCAAGGGGAGGTTTTCGGATTTGACATAAGGTTGATGAAGGTTGGGGGTTGCGACTTAGTATTAGGAATTGATTGGATAGATGTGATAGCCCCTATGGTTATTAACACTAGACCTTATAGTATTTCGTTCATACAGGGAAATCGAATAGTAACATTGGTGGGATTTCCAGATTCCCAGGCCATGGCCCAAATAGACACTCGTTTGATTTCTAGACTTTTAAATAGGGGAGGATGCAATTGGGTAGCCCAAACTTATCAAATGGAAGTTAGTGGGCCACATGAAGAAATAATTCTCAGTTCAGTAGAAGACATTTTGTTAGAAAATGCAGAAGTGTTCCTTGAATCTACTAAATTACCCCCAATCCACTCATGTGATCATGCGATAAAGTTGATTCCAGGTTCAACACCAGTAAACCAGAGGCCTTACAGATATTCACATGAACAAAAAGATGTTATTGAAAAAATGGTTCAAGAAATGTTAAAGGCAAAAACAGTAAAGTACAGTACATCGCCATTTGCCTCTCCAGTCATTCTTGTCAAGAAAAAGGATTCAACATAG